The genomic window GCAGAGATAGAATATGTAGTTGATGTTACAAAGGAGAAAACATATAAATTTGGTTCTAATTATGGTTGAAAACTTGAGTCTGCAATGAACAATAATTTATTTAGTGTGGGTAAATCAAAGGAAATATATGAAGACCTGTCTAAAAAATCTGATTTTTCAACGGTGTTGGATGAATATTTATGACTTATGAAAGGTAACATGCCAGCCAAGCAAGTATGATGACTGAGAGCATTGTCAGAAAAAATTGATGATGAGAGTCAGTACTGAAAATGGTTTATGGCAATGCTTCTGCCAATATTATCTTGACAATCAACTTATTGATGGGATGCAAATTTAAAGTCAGAGTATCTAAAAATTGCTTGAACAAATGCTTTTCCTATGTGAATGTATATAAATGAAATGGACTGACCAGGTAAGGTTGTTAAGATTTTGGATCTTGTTTGTGAAAAAAGAAATATTACTTGAAAAGATAAATTTTCTGAGTTTGTATGATGGGATGAGAGTCATCTTTATTGAGAATGATTTTGAAGTAATTATGAAACTATGATAAATAAAATAATATCTTGGTGGGATAAGCACTGACAGGAAGTGATACCTCTTCTAAATCTTGAAAACATATCTCAAGAGGATTCTATTATAAAAGATATTTCTAGACTCTCAAATAGAGAATCTCCAACTGAAGAAGATAAAGCAAAAAAGAGCATACTAGAAGATTATAAAGAAAAAATAATAGATAAATGAAAAGATGCATCTTTTGATCAAATGGATCCTAATGAAGCAGTTCAATATAAAAAAGCTATATTTAACATGTCTCCAAAGGTTGTGGAAAAAACAATGCTTTCATTTAGAGGATGACAATTTCAAAATCTTTTGGGAAGATGATTGTGGAAAATATTAAACTGAAAACTTAGTTCTCTACTATCTCAGGATGATTCAGAAACTTTTGAGTTTGTGTTTTCAAAATACATTACTTGGTTTGCAGATAAGCATCATCCACAAAAATATGAGTTGATTCATATGTTTTTAAAAGAAAATAAAGAAAACCTTGAAGATGATATTAAGACAATGTTGGTGTCTACATTTGGTTGATATTACAATTTGCATGCAGATGTAGAGGAGTGACTTTCTAAATTTGCAAAATATTTTTCTAAAAATATTAATAGGATGGATAATGCTAAAAGAAAGTCATTTGTCAAAAAAACAATATGAGCAGATGCTTATGAAGAGTATGTTTCATGAGATTGAAGAAAAAAGGCAAAAGAAATATACTCAAGAGCAGAAACTCAAAAGAGAAAAATGTGATGACAGGTAGATGAGGATTTGCTGCTAGAACAAGACTTAATTTAGTTTATAATCATACAAGAAGATGGATACAGCACAAGAAACAGCACAAGAATGAGGAGAGTTTGGTCTGAATATGATATTAGAAGCAGGTATACTTAGTTTTTTGGGAAAAATGCTATTAGCAATTATTGTTTTTGTAGTACTATTAATGATAGCAAAAGCAGTTTCTGCTTCTGTAAGGAACAGGGTTGTTGAAAATACTGTTGTAGATGATGATGAGTATTCAAAAAAAGTATGAGATCTTATAGGAACATTGACTTATTACACTTGAGTAGTTTTATCAATGTTTATAGGTCTTCAGATAGTTTGATTTGATATATGAATTTTGCTTGGATGAATATCAGTAGGTTTGTGATTTGCATTCAAGGAAGTTTTGGGTAATTTGTTGGCGTGAGTTTTGATACTTACTACCAAAGAGTTTAAGCTGGGAGACAATATAGAAATTCAAGGTTCAAATAATTATTTTTGAACAATTGAAGAAATAACTATGAGATATACAGTCTTGAGAGGGCTTGACTTGAGAAGAACAGTAATGCCAAATCTTGAACTTATTACCAATCCTGTTATGACATTTACATCAGAAGATTTATTGAAATTGAATACTACTGTAATTGTATGATACTGAACAGATCTTGATAGGGCATCTCAAATAGCTTTGGAAGCTGTAAACAATCTTGAAGTTGTTAAAAATAAAGATGAAAATAAAACAATGATAACTAATTTAAAAGATAGTGATTTTGGTACTAACTGAGTAGAGATAAAAGTAATTTTCCATGTAGAACCATGAGGTGACGTAAAAGGTCCTTGATGACCAATTTCTCAGGCCAATAAAGCTATATATAATGCATTTATAGAAAATTGAATTAATATTCCTTATCCTCATACAAGTATCACTGTTGATAAAAATGACAAAAACCTTCTTGGTAGTGCTATGTATGTTATTAATAAATCAAGAAATAGTTAGAGATCACTTTTAAAATAGAAAATTTTAGCTTTTAATTTAATAAAAAGAAAAAGTTTTTTCTTTCAAAAACATAATTGTCTACTATGATTGCACCTTCTTTATGGTCTGTTTGTATTGTGCATAAATTATACTAAAGACTCTAATTAGAAAATGCTGTAAAAATTATATAAATAGTTTTTTACTAAAATTAAAAAAATTTTTATTGTTTGAATGTAATTATTATTTGATGTATTATTATAATTTACTGAATAAATATGCTGTGATTATTCATAAAATAAACATTAGTAAGTTTATTATGGTTGGTTGTTCTATAGCTTCATTTGGAAATATTGAATAAAGACTTCATAGGATTAGTCATACAATAAAAGTATATGTAATATCTTTATGGTTTTCAAATAGATATTTTATCAATCTCACTATTGTAAGAATTCATAATATAGCTCAAACTCATATAATTAAGATTCATTCTAATATAAAGTTTTCTACTATATGTATGATATTATAATACTCTCATATAATAATCAACAACATAGATCCAGAAAATCATGGTATAATCATCGCTGAAGCAGCTATCATTCAGCTTATTAGAAGTTTTATTCAATATAAAAAATCAATATTTATTGTGTTTTGATTTTCAACTGTTTCGGTATTAAGTCAAATATTTAAAAATAACACTATTAATATTGCAAAAACCAGTAAGAAAAAATTTTGTAACGAAACTTTTTTATTTGAGATTTGCTTAATTAAAAATGGAACAGATCATAATACAAGTCAAAAAAATATTAAACTTACTTGTGTTTCATATTGTTCTAGTAAAAATCATAATACTTTTGCAAAAATAAATATTCATATAATAGCTCCTATAAATATATTAAATAAAAATAAAAAATCTTTTTTTGAAAAAGTTTTTAAAAAATTCCATATTGAATTTATAAGTTTTTCATAGATTCAAAAAATAACAGCTAGAGTTCATCATGATAGTCATGGTACTATATTTGCTATTCAAATGAAAAATCATTTTATAAAAGTTTTTATTGCATTCATAAAATATATTGTTAAACTTAAATAAGTAACTTTATAAAAATAAAAATAAAAAAATCAACAATATAAATAGTATTTTATTATAAAAGTCAACTATTTGCAGTAAATACATTTTTATAATTTTGACAAAAAATTTTTTTTTTGTAAAATATATTTATTGAACTATTTAAATAAAAACAAAAATCACAATAAAATGAATCAAGTAAAACTTCAAGATTTATGAAGAAAAAAAACATCAAAAATTAAAGAAAGTAATTATAACTCAAAAAAAACCAAGACTACTTATTCAAGATGAAAATCAAAATTTAACTTTTTTTCAATATTTGGTGAACTTTTTAGGTTTTCTATTGTTTTGTCTGTAGTTACAATATGATGAATAATCTTTGTAAACATGAATCTTTTTTATTATACCTTTAAGGAAACTTTTTTTTCTCATGAAATTTATGCTGGTGATTCTTCTTTTGCTACTGTAGAAGACTTTTCAAGTTTTAATCAACCAGAAAAATCTGAAAACAATTCATCTAATATTCAAGATCAAGATAAAGTACAGGATGATAGTTTTAGTGGGATAGAAGATGAAAAAATCCGCTGAATGGTAGAAGATTGACTTTCACAGGTAGATTCTGAAGATAATATAGAAAACAGAAAAAATATGAAAGATATTTTAAGGACAAATTTTAATGACTATTCTTTTGATTTTAATCTAAATCCGCCTGATAATAGAATAATAATTCCTTCTATATGAGTAGATGCTCCTATTGTAGATGTTGATTATGTAAATCCTCAAAAAATGGCAGAAGCTAATTTTGAAGAAGAATTATATGATGGTGTAGTGAAATATCCTTTTACACCTTCTCCTGAAGATGATTGAAATATGTTTGTTTTTTGACATACAAGTTATTATCGGTGGAGAGATAATGATTATTGAGAAGTTTTCGCAAGAATACCAAGATTGGATGATGGTGATAAAATAAAAGTCCTTTGGTGATGAAATCTTTATAAGTATGAAGTTGTTACAAAGGCAATAAGACGGCCAGCTGAAGTATGAGATTTTTATGAAGAGCATAGAGATTGAAATTATATAACATTGATGTGATGTTATCCTATTTGATCAAATGCTCAAAGAATCTTGGTTATGGCAAAACAATTAGAAGAAGTAGAAAGTGATGAAATTGTCTTTAAAAATTAAAAATAAAAATGAAGTATTTGTTGCTTATATGCTTATTATTAGTTTCTTTTTCAGTTAGTGCAAATCAGTCTGATAATATAGATAAGGTGGATTGACTTACTGGAGAAGTATCAGATATGAATGTAGATGATCTAATAGAAGAAGAATCTTTTTGAGATACTACAAATCCAATAGAAAGCTTTAGGGAGTCTCAATTTGAAGCTATAGCCCCTTTATTGCAATCAAATTGAAATTGAGCAAGATTGGATACTCAAAAAGCTCAGGATAGATTAAATGAGCTAAATTCTAGTTTTGAGCATGTTATATCTGATATCGAGTCTGTGCAAGCAAGAAAAGATAGAATTCAGTCAAGATATGAAGATATAAGAAATTGAATTATAAATATAATTAGAACTTCAAGAGAAACTAAGCATAATATAAAACAAAGAATTTCGGCGGTAAGAGAACTAACTTATAGGATAAATAAGCTAGAAAAAAGAGTTGATTTTTTAAGGAATGAAATAGGTCAAACTAAAGAAGAATTGGCTTCAAACATATCAGTTTTGTATAGAATTAATAATGATTATTACTGATCTTCTGGGCAAATTGATAGTATAAGACTCTTAGCAAACACTGATAATATAGCATCTAGTCTTTCATCTGAGGATGTTATGAAGTCTATGATGTATCATACAGATGATTTGATGGAGTTGTTGTGAGATAGAAAAAAAGCCTATGAAGAAACGGTTGGTAGATATAATGATTACAGAACAAGATATAGAAAAGAAGTTCAAAATTATAAATGAAAAATAGAAGAATATGAGCAACAAAAAGAAAACCTTAAAAAGATAGTAGATTTTCTACAAGAAGATAGAGAGTATACACAAGAAGAATTTCAAGATCTTGTAGATCAAAAGGAAGCAGTGAAAAATAGAATTTCTCTAATAAAAAATTATGAATCATCTATGAGTAATGAAGCCTTGTCAGTATCTGGTGTTGATTTATCAAAACTTTATGAAAACTCTGAAAGACCAGATGAATGAAATTTTTTCTCTTGGCCTGTGTTGCCAGTAGAAAGATTTTCAGCTTTTTTTGAAGATGATGATTATAAGGAAGTTCATTGAACAGATCATAATGCAATAGATGTGGTTGTTGAACAATGAACAGAAGTTTATGCACCTGCAAACTGAGTTGTTTATAAAGTAGTTAACCAGGATGGTCCGTGATTGAATTGGTTTGTAATGGCCCATAAGCATTGATATATAACTGTATATTTACATATGCAAGATATATTTGTGCAAAAATGAGATTATGTTGATAGATGAGAGTTGATATGACTAACAGGTTGAACTCCATGAACAAGGTGAGCCTGACTTCTAAGTAGTTGACCTCATCTGCATTTTGAAGTTATACAAGATGGTGAGTATATAGATCCTTTGGAAGTTTTGGATCTAAGTGTTGTTAAAGATAGAAGAGCACTTCCTAAGGAATACCAAGTAAAGTATATGGAGGATAGGCTTTCAAGAAGTTATGATATGTCAGGTATTAGTTATGCATCTTGAGACACTGTGGAAGAAAGGAGAAAAGATTATCTTGCAAGAAATGCAATATGACCTTACTCTGATGTTGAGCTTTGGGAGGCAGCATCTCAATGAACAGATGTTGATATAGATTTTGGTATATGTATAGCTGCTGCAGAAAGTGGTCTTTGAAGAAATATGACTACAGAATGGAATGTATGAAATGTATGAAATAATGATAGGTGAGATAGAATTGGTTATGATACTCCAGCTCAATGAGCAAGAATGATATATCTAACACTGGTGAATAGTTTTTTATGACATCATAATACTATAGACAAGCTGTCTAGATGGTGAAATAAAGATTGATCTATATATGCTAGTAGTCCTAAAAATTGGCAAAAAAATGTTTCAAGATGTTTATCAAGTATTAAATGATACTGGGTGCCAGAGGATTACCCTTTTAGGAAAGCAACCCAAATGGATGATATTGCTGCAAGATAACTCATTTTCTTATTGAATTTTTTTGAAATAAAATTATACTGAAAACTAATTTAAAATTATAATTTTTTTATGGTAGATAAAGTTGTATTGTGGGCAGAACAACTTGGAAAAAAATTGGCACAATTTTTTGACTTTTCTTCAGTAAAAAAAGATGAATATCTAGTATATAAGATAAAACCTTTTAAAGAGGCAGAAAATAGTATTACATACTGGGAGTGATTTGTTGATAATTTTGTGTGACTAAAATGAAAAATATATTTTGTGATAGAATGAAACAAAAAGTCTATTCAAAATTATGCTATAGTACCACCAGAACTGCAAGATTTGTTTGAAAGTAGTTTTTATTCTTACTTTGCAGATTCTGAAAGTTTTCAAGTAGATAAGAAAATCCATATAGATAATATTAGGTATATAAATTTTGGTTTTGAAAAATTTTATACAAGACAGGATTTTACAAAAGATTGAGTTTACTTAGACCCTTTGAAAAGTATATATTGAGTTTTTTATAATATTAAAGAAGAAGACTGAAAACTTAATTTAATTTTTGGATATGATTTAAGTGTAAAAGATTGACTTTGTTGAAAAATTAAAAAATTATTTTTAAAAGTATGATTTTTGAATCAACCAGAAGAGCAAGACGAATCAAAAAACAAAGAAAAAATATGATTTTTTATTTGATTAAATCATAACTTTAAAAACTCAGAGCATAAATCACTGAAAAATCTTACTTCTGTACTGGATTCATTAGGAGAATGATGAAAATCAAAAATAACATCAAGGAAGAAAGTATTTAAGCTTGATATAGAACAAATTTCTAATTTTTTTCATTTGCCTTCTAGTAATTATGTTATTAAAAATTTAGACTATTTAGAATTTAGAAAACTTCCTTTTCCGCCCAATGTACCAACTCTAAATAATACAGATAAAAACAATATCACATTACTTTGATACACCGACTATAAAAATGAGTCTTCAAAGTTTGGTATTAAAAATGAAGACAAGTTTAAACATATGTATGTGATTTGAAAAACTTGAATGTGAAAATCTACACTTCTTTCAAATATGATTAGAAGTGATTTTGTTAGTAATAAGTGAACCGCAGTGATAGATCCACACTGAGATTTAGTGGAAACTTTATTGCAGTATGTACCTTCTTGGAGAAGTAATAATGTTGTACTATTTGATGTTACTGACTATGAGTATCCTATAGGTTTTAATATACTTCAATATCAAACAGAAGAAGAAAAAAATTTAGTTGTCAGTGGTATAGTTAGTACATTCAAAAAATTATATTGAGATAGTTGGTGACCTAGACTTGAATATATATTAAGAAATGTTATTTTGTCTTTGGTGGAGTATCCAAATGCTACACTTTTGCACTTGATAAGGATTTTGAAAGATAAAAATTTTCAAGAAGAAGTGTTGGAGTATGTAAATGATCCAATAGTTCTAAAGTTTTGGAGAGAAGAATTTGATAAATGGCAAGATAAATTTAAGGATGAAGCTATAGCTCCAATAGTTAACAAAGTTTGACAGTTCTTATCTTCTCCTATAATAAGAAATATTTTTGGTCAACCTCAAACATCCTTGAATTTTAGAAAAATAATGGATGAATGAAAAATACTGCTTATAAATCTTAGTAAATGAAAAATATGAGAAGATAATGCAAACATGATTGGTTCTTTTATAGTTACGAAGTTTCAAATTGATTCAATGTCTCGTGCTGATCTTGCTTTTGAAGATAGAAATGATTTTTATTTGTATATAGATGAGTTTCAAAATTTTGCTACTGAAAGTTTTGAAAGTATTCTTTCAGAAGCAAGGAAGTATAAACTTTCTTTGGTTGTAGCAAATCAATATATTTCTCAAATAGATGAAAAGATAAAAAATGCTATATTTGGTAATGTAGGTACTATAATTAGCTTTTGACTTGGTTATGATGATAGTAAAATAATATCAGACCAGTTTAAAAATATTATAACTCCTCAAGAAATTATTTCATTACCTAAGTTTAAGGCCTATGCAAAGCTTGCAATTGATTGAGTTACATATGATCCTTTTAGTATGGAAACATTCCCTCTTCCTAAGCCACAACAGTGAGAAGATACAAAACAAAAAATAATAAAACAATCAAGACAAAGATATTGAAAAGAAAAAGAAAAACTTGAAGCATATATTAAACAGTGGTCTGATAAATCTTTTTCTAAAACAGAAAAGGCAGTAGAAAAAGCAAAGAAAATGTCCTCATCACAAAATAATAAAGAAAACAAACCTACAAAATCAAATAATGATGAAAATGTTTGAATAGAGCTTTGACAGTGGTTTGATGGTATAGTAAAACTAAAATATAATTATTGAGTATTTGTGATAGTTTGAGAAAATGAGTGATTGCTTCATAAAAAAAAGATATCTGTACCAGACTGAGTAAGGTGGAAAGACTTGTATCAGATTTGAGATCCTATAAAAGTAAAAGCAGAAGATTATAAAGAAGTGGATTGAGAGCAAAAGATAGTTTGGACACAACTTGATTAATCTTGTTGAAAATTTTTTGTGTTTTATTATAACATTTGTTAGTTTATAATTAATAAAGTTTATGCAAGAGTTTTTAAAAAGACAAAAGAAACTAGTATTATATATTTCTTTTTTTATGTTTTTTTTTATTGTTTTTTTGATTTCTTTTTGGTATTACAAAGAAAATTATATTCAATTGACAACTAGTTCAATATTTTCAAGCTACTATTATGATGTAAAGTGAAGCTTATTAGAAATTGATTGAAAAAAATTTTCTGATATAAATAAGAACCAATTCAACCATGATGAATTTTATGATTTTTTTCAAGAATGGTGACTTGATACAAATAAATTTGATAGATTTTTCGCAAATATCAAGCTATTAAAAAAGGAATATGAGTCTGCTGAGTCAATTCTACCAGAGCTTTTGTGGGAAGATTTTTTTAATTTATGAAATATTGTTTTTTTGGAATCTTATGAGAAATTAATTGAAAATGATAACAAAGTTAGTGATTTTTATAAAATACATGATTCATTTGATCAAGCGATAAGATTTTATAATCAGTCAGCTCAAATCTTATGAGATCCAACTGCTAGATGAGCAGAAAAGATTATAGAAAATAGAGTAAGTGTATATAATTTTAGGTTTTTGTTGTGAATAAAGATATGTGCAGAAATATTTTCTATGGCATTGGAAAGAATAGACTCTCTAATAGATAGAGTTGATAATATACTACAGCAGTTTATTAAACAAACTGAAAAAATAGAAGATCGGAAAGATGAAATTACTGATAATACTTTGAAAGAATGTTTGAATGATTACTATGATTCATTGATAATTTCTTATGAAAATGTGCTTGGCATAAGAAGTTTGTTGTTGGAGTATGAAGAGTGAGCATTATCAAGGTTGGAAAAATGAATAGAAAATCCATATATGTGTGTAAGCAACTCAAAAGACTATTATGAAAGGCTTTCATCTGCTTTTACTCAAATAGAGGACTCCTTAGACTCTTACTCTGAAATGAATTGACTTTTATTAGAGATTCTTGAGGAAGAGGATAAAGATACATTAAGAAATTTTTGTGAATCTTCTGATGAGTATTCAGAATACACTCAAGATGTTAATCAAGATTTGAATGAGTGACTTTGAGAGTTGGATGATATGCTTAATCCTGAAGATCAACAGCCTGTTCCACAACCAGAAGAACAAGAATGAGATCCATTTTTTGAGTATGATGAAGAGTGAGATATGTTTGAGCCGGATTGATTTGATGAAGATGGTTTCCCTTGAGCTTGAGAACCATATCATGAAGAAATTCCAGAAGATGAACAAGATGAGTTAAGAGATATGATAAGAGAAAATGCAGAAAGATGGATTGAAGAAATGTTATACCTTAGGTGAGAGGAATGATACAATCCTTCAGATTATTTGGACCAGTTTTTTGGAGAATTTTATGGTTGAGAAGAGTGATTTGGTTGATACGAGCTTGATATTAGGGAGGGTTGAGGTTTACAAGATTTTTATCAGGATGATTGATTTGCTCCAGATGAGTTTTAAAAATATATTAAAAAAATGGAATCTATAGATTTTTTCGATTTTCAGATACATCTTTATTGAGTTTTTTATTTTGTGAGTTTTGTGATTGGTTACTTGTTTTTTTATTGGATAGGTAAAAAATGATTTTTTAAAAAAGATAAAAAATTTCAAAGGTTTTTGGAAAAATGACTTGATGATTTGGCTTTGGCTTCAATACTTTGAGTTTTAGTCTGAGGTAGGCTTTGATATGTGTTGTTCTATGATTTGTGATATTTTATGGAAAACCCTTTGCATATATTTTTCTTGTGGCAGTGAGGTATGGCTTTTGTATGAGGAGTTATTTGAGTTATTTTATGATTTTTTTATATCAAAAGAAAATATTCTCTTAACTTTTCTCATCTTTTGTTGTTGTGAGATTTGGTGTTGATAATTTGAACATTATGAATTTTTTTGTGAAGGATATGAAATTTTCTAAATCAAGAACTTTACTGAAAACCTGTGAAAGATTTGCCATTTGTTTTGAATATAAATCTTTTGGAAAATGTTTGACTTTATTATACTTATGATAGAGTTGATGATAAAATTAGGGTAAATACCAATATTATAGAGGCTATACTTGAGGGTTTGGTGCTTTTTATAGCTTTCTTGATAATATTTTTCAAAAAATATGTAAAAAATAATTTTAAACCTTGATTTATAGTGGCTTTATTTTTGATTTTTTATTCTATTTTTAGGTTTTTTGCTGAATTTCTAAGAGATGAAAGTATGGTTGATTATGTTTGGATTTTTACAAGCAGTCAGTGGTTTATGTTTTTGTTTTTCTTTTCATGATTATGGATTTGGATATATTTGCTCAAAGATTTAAAAAAATAAATTTGACAAAACAATCCGAAAACAATAAAATATTACCAACTTTATACTAAATAAAAAATATGAAAATAAAAAAAATATTGTTAATTTTGATGGGAGTGTTTTTGTTGTCATTTTCTATAAGTGAAGATGTTGTACCTTCCTATGAGTTTTGAGTATGAAGATCTTCTGATTTACAAGAAATTTTTGAAAAACAAGCTGTATCATATAAGGATATGACCAAGATTATTTATTTATCAAAATGATATGATTGTAAAATTCCACCAAAAGAATGGAAAAACAAACTTAGTAAATCATGGTATGATTCTTATTCTGTAATAAACAACAAAGAATACAATTTTGATATAGAAAATAAAGAATACTATTGTTTTGGGTATCCTCTTTATAGATGATATTTAGATTCTTTTTTCTCAGAAGACCAAAATATTTCTAACAATATTCATTATAAAAATCTTGTTTCTTTTGTTTATCAAGTCTTGAAAGATAAATCAGATGTATATCAAAAAATAGAGTGACTTGATTCTAATGATGATCTAAGAAACTGTCTGGAAAGCTGATGTAACTTGAAAAATTTTGATGCTACTTGAAATAATTATTTTGATAAATGACTGATTATTTTGGATAATCTAGGTATTGTTGAGTCTTCTTTATCTATAGTTGAAAATATAAATTCAAATGTGTCATGAGAAAAACTTTTTGATGTAGCGGTAGGTATAAGAGAGGTTTCATGAAGTTCGCTGGATACAGATTATAGTGGTGATGGAGTGTTGAATCATAATGATAATTGTCCATATCATTACAATCCAAATCAACAAGATACCAGTGGTGATTGAGTTTGAGATGTATGTTCTTCAGATATAGATTGAGATTGAAATTTGAATCCAATATGAATCGTAAATAATCAGTGAAATATCAATTTTGACAAAAAATACATAGCAGGAGCTTGATATTTTTTGGAAGACTGACAGTTGTGTAAAAATTATGTATGAGATGTACAAAGAATTGAGCCAGAGCAAAATTGTTTTGATATTGATACTAAAATTTGAACAGAGAGTAGTTTTAACTGATATAATGAAGAATGAGTTGGTGTAACTTCCTCATCAATTAGTTCAGATGATGGAATTTTATATATTTATGATGGTAGTATTGAAATTGAATATGAAGATGATGTGGTTTTTGCAATGAGTAATCAACGACCTTTGCAACCTGATAATATGTACTTTTCAGATTTTGATGAAAATGTTATAGTTTGATATGATTGATTTGAGTTTGATGAGATTCAGGAAATCAATTGGTTTTTGGACTGAGAAAAGATTATAGAAGATAAAAGGATGTTTAGAAAAAACTTTGATGATGTTTGAAAAAAAACTATTTGAATAGAGGTTGTTACATCAGATTGAGTTAATTTTTTTGAATTTGATATGCTTGTGCAAAATGTATGAGAAAAATGAAATTATGAACCATTTGAAATAGACGTGGATGAGGTGTCTTGATATCATCTTTCTATTGATGCAGATAATCAATCTATAACTCAATGAGATACGATAAATTTTCAAGTAAATACAAATTTTGAATATGATGAGATTGAATGGGATTTTGGTGATGGTAGTTATTGATACTGAACTAGTGTTGAAAATGTTTATTCTGATGCAGGTAAATTT from Candidatus Absconditicoccus praedator includes these protein-coding regions:
- a CDS encoding mechanosensitive ion channel family protein; the protein is MDTAQETAQEGGEFGLNMILEAGILSFLGKMLLAIIVFVVLLMIAKAVSASVRNRVVENTVVDDDEYSKKVGDLIGTLTYYTGVVLSMFIGLQIVGFDIGILLGGISVGLGFAFKEVLGNLLAGVLILTTKEFKLGDNIEIQGSNNYFGTIEEITMRYTVLRGLDLRRTVMPNLELITNPVMTFTSEDLLKLNTTVIVGYGTDLDRASQIALEAVNNLEVVKNKDENKTMITNLKDSDFGTNGVEIKVIFHVEPGGDVKGPGGPISQANKAIYNAFIENGINIPYPHTSITVDKNDKNLLGSAMYVINKSRNS
- a CDS encoding DUF368 domain-containing protein, which translates into the protein MNAIKTFIKGFFIGIANIVPGLSGGTLAVIFGIYEKLINSIWNFLKTFSKKDFLFLFNIFIGAIIGIFIFAKVLGFLLEQYETQVSLIFFGLVLGSVPFLIKQISNKKVSLQNFFLLVFAILIVLFLNIGLNTETVENQNTINIDFLYGIKLLISGMIAASAMIIPGFSGSMLLIIIGEYYNIIHIVENFILEGILIIGVGAILGILTIVRLIKYLFENHKDITYTFIVGLILGSLYSIFPNEAIEQPTIINLLMFILGIITAYLFSKL
- a CDS encoding sortase yields the protein MNQVKLQDLGRKKTSKIKESNYNSKKTKTTYSRGKSKFNFFSIFGELFRFSIVLSVVTIGGIIFVNMNLFYYTFKETFFSHEIYAGDSSFATVEDFSSFNQPEKSENNSSNIQDQDKVQDDSFSGIEDEKIRGMVEDGLSQVDSEDNIENRKNMKDILRTNFNDYSFDFNLNPPDNRIIIPSIGVDAPIVDVDYVNPQKMAEANFEEELYDGVVKYPFTPSPEDDGNMFVFGHTSYYRWRDNDYGEVFARIPRLDDGDKIKVLWGGNLYKYEVVTKAIRRPAEVGDFYEEHRDGNYITLMGCYPIGSNAQRILVMAKQLEEVESDEIVFKN
- a CDS encoding murein hydrolase activator EnvC family protein gives rise to the protein MKYLLLICLLLVSFSVSANQSDNIDKVDGLTGEVSDMNVDDLIEEESFGDTTNPIESFRESQFEAIAPLLQSNGNGARLDTQKAQDRLNELNSSFEHVISDIESVQARKDRIQSRYEDIRNGIINIIRTSRETKHNIKQRISAVRELTYRINKLEKRVDFLRNEIGQTKEELASNISVLYRINNDYYGSSGQIDSIRLLANTDNIASSLSSEDVMKSMMYHTDDLMELLGDRKKAYEETVGRYNDYRTRYRKEVQNYKGKIEEYEQQKENLKKIVDFLQEDREYTQEEFQDLVDQKEAVKNRISLIKNYESSMSNEALSVSGVDLSKLYENSERPDEGNFFSWPVLPVERFSAFFEDDDYKEVHGTDHNAIDVVVEQGTEVYAPANGVVYKVVNQDGPGLNWFVMAHKHGYITVYLHMQDIFVQKGDYVDRGELIGLTGGTPGTRGAGLLSSGPHLHFEVIQDGEYIDPLEVLDLSVVKDRRALPKEYQVKYMEDRLSRSYDMSGISYASGDTVEERRKDYLARNAIGPYSDVELWEAASQGTDVDIDFGICIAAAESGLGRNMTTEWNVGNVGNNDRGDRIGYDTPAQGARMIYLTLVNSFLGHHNTIDKLSRWGNKDGSIYASSPKNWQKNVSRCLSSIKGYWVPEDYPFRKATQMDDIAAR
- a CDS encoding helicase HerA domain-containing protein — its product is MVDKVVLWAEQLGKKLAQFFDFSSVKKDEYLVYKIKPFKEAENSITYWEGFVDNFVGLKGKIYFVIEGNKKSIQNYAIVPPELQDLFESSFYSYFADSESFQVDKKIHIDNIRYINFGFEKFYTRQDFTKDGVYLDPLKSIYGVFYNIKEEDGKLNLIFGYDLSVKDGLCGKIKKLFLKVGFLNQPEEQDESKNKEKIGFFIGLNHNFKNSEHKSLKNLTSVLDSLGEGGKSKITSRKKVFKLDIEQISNFFHLPSSNYVIKNLDYLEFRKLPFPPNVPTLNNTDKNNITLLGYTDYKNESSKFGIKNEDKFKHMYVIGKTGMGKSTLLSNMIRSDFVSNKGTAVIDPHGDLVETLLQYVPSWRSNNVVLFDVTDYEYPIGFNILQYQTEEEKNLVVSGIVSTFKKLYGDSWGPRLEYILRNVILSLVEYPNATLLHLIRILKDKNFQEEVLEYVNDPIVLKFWREEFDKWQDKFKDEAIAPIVNKVGQFLSSPIIRNIFGQPQTSLNFRKIMDEGKILLINLSKGKIGEDNANMIGSFIVTKFQIDSMSRADLAFEDRNDFYLYIDEFQNFATESFESILSEARKYKLSLVVANQYISQIDEKIKNAIFGNVGTIISFGLGYDDSKIISDQFKNIITPQEIISLPKFKAYAKLAIDGVTYDPFSMETFPLPKPQQGEDTKQKIIKQSRQRYGKEKEKLEAYIKQWSDKSFSKTEKAVEKAKKMSSSQNNKENKPTKSNNDENVGIELGQWFDGIVKLKYNYGVFVIVGENEGLLHKKKISVPDGVRWKDLYQIGDPIKVKAEDYKEVDGEQKIVWTQLD